The following are encoded in a window of Carya illinoinensis cultivar Pawnee chromosome 15, C.illinoinensisPawnee_v1, whole genome shotgun sequence genomic DNA:
- the LOC122295734 gene encoding metal transporter Nramp5-like, producing MRSLQQQQQQGSLDVVRSSRGGGSNRIAAFDMEGDVPPFVDPDITTNNDKQFDHDEDPNHQKPGWRKFLSHVGPGFLVSLAYLDPGNLETDLQAGASHGYELIWVVLIGLVFALIIQSLAANLGVSTGKHLSELCKAEYPKYVKYCLWLLAEAAVIAADIPEVIGTAFGLNILFHIPVWTGVLITGLSTLLLLGLQRYGVRKLELLIAVLVFIMAACFFGEMSYVKPPAEGVLKGMFIPKLKGQGATGDAIALLGALVMPHNLFLHSALVLSRKIPPSVRGINDACRYFLIESGFALFVAFLINVAVVSVSGAVCSADNLTDDSANRCNDLNLNSASFLLKNVLGRSSSTIYAIALLASGQSSTITGTYAGQFIMQGFLDLKMKKWTRNLMTRCIAITPSLIVSIIGGSSGAGRLIIIASMILSFELPFALIPLLKFSSSTTKMGPHKNSIYVIVISWILGLGIIGINIYYLSTGFVGWLLHNHLPKITNVFVGIIVFPLMAVYILAIIYLTLRKDTAITYIEPTKDTPAAQNNMERGRPGSELDRIPHREDLEDIPLPE from the exons atgAGAAGCTTACAGCAGCAACAGCAGCAAGGGAGTCTGGATGTAGTCCGATCATCAAGAGGTGGAGGGAGTAACCGCATAGCAGCCTTTGATATGGAGGGAGATGTCCCACCTTTTGTCGATCCCGATATCACTACTAACAACGATAAACAGTTTGATCATGATGAAGACCCTAATCAtcag AAACCTGGATGGAGAAAGTTTCTATCACATGTAGGTCCTGGATTCCTTGTCTCTTTAGCTTATCTTGACCCAGGCAATt TGGAGACTGATCTGCAAGCTGGAGCAAGTCATGGATATGAG CTAATCTGGGTGGTTCTCATTGGGTTGGTGTTTGCACTCATAATCCAATCCCTGGCTGCAAATCTTGGTGTAAGCACAG GCAAACACCTTTCAGAATTATGCAAGGCCGAGTACCCAAAATATGTGAAGTATTGCCTGTGGTTGCTGGCCGAGGCTGCTGTCATAGCTGCTGACATACCCGAAg TGATTGGGACAGCCTTTGGACTAAACATACTGTTCCACATACCAGTATGGACTGGAGTTTTGATCACTGGTTTAAGCACTCTCTTACTCCTTGGTCTGCAGAGATATGGG GTTAGGAAGCTGGAATTATTGATAGCAGTACTTGTGTTCATAATGGCTGCTTGCTTCTTTGGTGAAATGAGCTATGTGAAACCTCCAGCAGAAGGCGTGCTTAAGGGAATGTTTATACCCAAACTCAAAGGCCAAGGAGCCACCGGCGATGCCATCGCCCTCTTGGGTGCCCTTGTCATGCC GCATAATCTCTTCCTCCACTCAGCTCTCGTGCTGTCCAGAAAAATACCCCCTTCTGTCCGTGGCATCAAT GATGCATGTCGATACTTCCTGATAGAGAGCGGATTCGCATTGTTTGTTGCATTTCTAATCAATGTTGCAGTCGTTTCTGTATCTGGTGCTGTTTGCTCAGCTGACAACCTCACAGATGACAGTGCAAATCGTTGCAATGATCTTAACCTTAACTCGGCCTCTTTCCTTCTCAAG AATGTGTTGGGTCGGTCAAGCTCAACCATTTATGCCATTGCATTACTGGCCTCAGGGCAAAGCTCCACCATCACAGGAACTTATGCAGGGCAATTCATCATGCAG ggtTTTTTGGACCTTAAGATGAAGAAGTGGACTAGGAACCTGATGACTAGGTGCATTGCAATTACACCTAGTCTTATTGTTTCCATTATTGGTGGATCTTCAGGTGCAGGCAGACTGATCATCATAGCATCG ATGATTCTCTCATTTGAACTTCCATTTGCTCTCATCCCTCTCCTCAAATTCAGTAGCAGCACCACCAAGATGGGACCACACAAGAACTCAATATAT GTTATAGTGATCTCATGGATCCTGGGGTTGGGAATCATTGGGATCAACATATACTACCTGAGCACTGGCTTTGTGGGTTGGCTACTTCACAACCATTTACCAAAGATTACAAATGTGTTCGTGGGGATCATAGTTTTCCCCCTAATGGCCGTCTACATCCTGGCAATCATCTACCTAACCTTGCGAAAAGACACTGCTATAACATATATTGAACCCACCAAGGATACCCCAGCAGCCCAAAATAATATGGAACGCGGCCGGCCGGGATCAGAGCTTGACCGGATTCCTCACAGAGAGGATTTGGAAGACATCCCATTGCCGGAGTAG